The DNA region ACTGGAGGACGAGAAGGATCCCCTGCTGGCTCGGTAAAAGAGTTCGAGACGTTTACTGCCACTGGAAAGACAATTTTAGATGCGGTTGCCCATATAGAAGCAATGACACCGACAGTTCTCTTTTTTGGCCACTTAAAAGTAGTGACGGTCAGTGAACATGTCGCTAGTCATGGACTAGACAGAGTGATCGATTTCTTTGATCGACTTCCTCAAGTTGCCAACCAAATTTTTTTACTAGTCATTGAAGATGGAAAGGTTGAAGAATTTATTAACCAAGAGTCGCCGTTAGTAAATTTGCCTGCTCTTTATTTAAATCGATTTTTCCAAGCTGAACAGAAAATATCGCGAACAAAGGATGTGAAGCTCTTTGAGTATCGTAGAGATACCAATATGATCTCTGGTGCAGCGACACTCCCATTAGCTAAAATTTTAGACAAAAAAATACTCATTGAAGGGATGGCGGTCCTTCATAATCATAAATTAGTGGCAAAATTAGAAAGAGATGAAGTTGGTATTAGTGAACTATTAAAGAACAATCGAGTGGATAATGTAAATTACACAATAACGCTAGAAACCAATGTCGGGGAAGAAGAAGTTTCGATCACAAGAGGAAACTTACAAGCTAAATTTCATTACGAGGAAACAACCCCACTTACAGTAAATATTAGTGTCAAGGGTAAAGGTGAAATTGCTGAAGTAGGAACGCCTGAAGTAAGGGTGACTAATGATTTAGTAAAGGAAGCCAATGATAAGATGGAGAAAGAAATTAAGGAGTTAGTAACAAAAACAATCAAAAGGATGCAGGCAGAAAATGTTGAGCCTTGGTTGATTGGTCATCGGCTTTGGGTAAAAGACCCAGATTTTTTTGACACATTACATTGGGAAGAGTCAGGCTGGCGCGAAACTGTTGTAAACGTATCGGTAGATTTTAAGATGGAACACACAGGGCAGAAAGGGTATTTAGGGAAAAGAAAGATAGGCAGATAGAAAGAAAACACCTTCATATTTTTGTGACAACTGTCTGAACCTCGTTGACTGTGAAAAAAAGCCTATGCTATAATAAACTACAATGAAAATCATTATCATTAAACGTAGGTTTTTATAGATGAAGTCTTTTTTAGGGGGAGAGTTTCATGAGTTTTATACAGTTAGAGCAAGTAACAAAGCTTTTTTCTGGTACGCAAAAACCTGCAGTTGACGCTATAAATTTAAACATAGAACGTGGAGAAATTATCACATTACTAGGCCCAAGTGGTTGTGGAAAAACAACAACATTACGAATGCTTGCTGGGTTTGAGCAACCATCAACAGGAAAAATAACCATTGGTGAACAAGTGGTTTATGACAATTCTAACGCAATTCCACCTGAGAAAAGGGGAATAGGCATGGTATTTCAGGATTATGCATTATTCCCACACTTAACAATTGAGAAAAATGTCATGTTTGGGTTAAATAAGTGGAAATCAAAAGATAGAAAAGCACGTGCGAGAGAAGTATTAGAACTTGTTGGTTTAGGCGACTTTGCCCAACGTTTTCCAAGTGAAATATCAGGCGGACAGCAACAACGAGTTGCCTTAGCAAGGGCCTTAGCGCCTCGACCACATGTTGTTTTAATGGATGAACCATTTAGTAATCTAGATGCTGGTCTCAGAGAAAAAATGCGTTATGATGTAACTAATATCCTAAGAAAAGCAAACACCACGGCAATTATCGTTACTCATGATCAAAAGGATGCTTTTGCTGTTTCTGATCGTGTAGTCGTCATGAAGGACGGTGTGATCCAACAGGTGGCATCACCTAGAGAAATGTACCGTTGTCCAAAAAACTGCTTTGTTGCTCAATTTGTTGGAAAGACAAACTTACTTACAGGTGAATTAGATAAAGATCTCAAACACGTTAGAACAAGTATAGGGAAAGTCTGTTTACCAGTGGCTTTAAATGAGATCTCTGATAATATTAAGGTTTCGATTCGCCCGGAAGGTTGTCAAATCGTTGCTGCTGGAGCTGGGAATTATTCAGGACATGTGGAAAGAGTTACATACAGTGGTGAATACCAAGAACTTTATGTAAACTTTCAACAGAATAAAACCTCAGAACCTATGGTAATCTATGCGCCAATTGAAGAAAATATTGAAGTAGGTTCAGTAGTGTCATTTAATATTAAAACAGATTTAGTTTGTGTAGTGGAATAATTGAAAGCTCTCTCTTAAAAGAGGGCTTTTTTGCTTTTGGAGGAAGAAACATCGAAGGGATTTTTGACATTCCTGTGAATTCGGAAATTTACCTATAAAATTTTTTGTAAATTCCATTGACAATGATTATCAATAGCAATATAATTCAAAATGTAAGTTCTAAATGAGAATGAATTTCATTCTTTAGAACAAAAAAGTTACATAGGGGGAAACAAACATGAACAAAGCGTTAAAAATGATCTTATTTACAATCCTTTCTTTAGGATTAGTTATGTTAGCAGCTTGCGGTGGTAAAGAAGAACC from Anaerobacillus alkaliphilus includes:
- a CDS encoding Ger(x)C family spore germination protein, whose product is MKLVKLSLVPLAIILMLTGCIDDAREIDHRSMIVGMGIDVEENNDNEILYSVTLQIPILLTGGREGSPAGSVKEFETFTATGKTILDAVAHIEAMTPTVLFFGHLKVVTVSEHVASHGLDRVIDFFDRLPQVANQIFLLVIEDGKVEEFINQESPLVNLPALYLNRFFQAEQKISRTKDVKLFEYRRDTNMISGAATLPLAKILDKKILIEGMAVLHNHKLVAKLERDEVGISELLKNNRVDNVNYTITLETNVGEEEVSITRGNLQAKFHYEETTPLTVNISVKGKGEIAEVGTPEVRVTNDLVKEANDKMEKEIKELVTKTIKRMQAENVEPWLIGHRLWVKDPDFFDTLHWEESGWRETVVNVSVDFKMEHTGQKGYLGKRKIGR
- a CDS encoding ABC transporter ATP-binding protein gives rise to the protein MSFIQLEQVTKLFSGTQKPAVDAINLNIERGEIITLLGPSGCGKTTTLRMLAGFEQPSTGKITIGEQVVYDNSNAIPPEKRGIGMVFQDYALFPHLTIEKNVMFGLNKWKSKDRKARAREVLELVGLGDFAQRFPSEISGGQQQRVALARALAPRPHVVLMDEPFSNLDAGLREKMRYDVTNILRKANTTAIIVTHDQKDAFAVSDRVVVMKDGVIQQVASPREMYRCPKNCFVAQFVGKTNLLTGELDKDLKHVRTSIGKVCLPVALNEISDNIKVSIRPEGCQIVAAGAGNYSGHVERVTYSGEYQELYVNFQQNKTSEPMVIYAPIEENIEVGSVVSFNIKTDLVCVVE